The Elusimicrobiota bacterium genome includes the window TCTCATGATAGAAAAAGTTTTACGGCAATATTTGCGGCAAATGATTTAATGGCTGTTGGCGCTATCAGAGCCTTGATAGATGAGCGTATAAGAACACCGGAAGATATTGCAGTGGTCGGATTTGATGATTTTGATTTTGCGTCCACATTTTATATACCGTTGACAACCTACCGGCAGCCCTTTAAAAATCTGGGATACATTGCCGCAAGATCAATTGTAACAGCAAATGAGTCTAATAGGTGCCAGCAACAGCAAGTTGAGCTTGTCGGCGAGATAGTCGTGAGAAAATCCTGCGGCTCAAAAATATCTTGAGTTAACTGAGAATATTATATGGATGAAAATGTCCTTTGGCATGATAATGAATTAATAAATATTGCCGCCAAATCTTTGAAAAAAAATAATTTTGAAGTTTTAACGGCAAAAAATAGCGAAGAAGCAAAAAATAAAATATTAGAAATAATAGGAAAAAATGAAATTGTCGCTTTTGGGGGATCGCAGACAGTAAAACAAATCAATATTGTTGAAGCATTAAGCCAGCGCGGACAAAAACTGATACTGCAAAAATCCGGGATGAAACAGGATGAAGTGATAGAGCTTAGACGAAAGGCTCTTAATGCTGATGTTTTTATCGCTAGCCCGAACGCTTTGACCTTGGAAGGGTCATTATTTTTTGTGGACAGAATAGGGAACAGAACTTCAGGTGCGGTTTTTGGGCCCAGAAAAGTAATTTTGATTGCAGGTGTAAATA containing:
- a CDS encoding lactate utilization protein, with protein sequence MDENVLWHDNELINIAAKSLKKNNFEVLTAKNSEEAKNKILEIIGKNEIVAFGGSQTVKQINIVEALSQRGQKLILQKSGMKQDEVIELRRKALNADVFIASPNALTLEGSLFFVDRIGNRTSGAVFGPRKVILIAGVNKIVEDDIAALNRVKTKAGPMNSKRLALATPCAKTGLCSDCDSAERICNIYLKIRKKPSYTDYYIVLIPEELGY